From Toxorhynchites rutilus septentrionalis strain SRP chromosome 2, ASM2978413v1, whole genome shotgun sequence, a single genomic window includes:
- the LOC129766611 gene encoding uncharacterized protein LOC129766611: MLHAGPQLLIASLREKFWPLRTRNLARKIVHSCINCFRCRPRLQQQIMGDLPTERVSPTLPFLRTGVDLCGPVYFRYPHRKSQPIKGYVAVFVCLSIKAAHIELVGDLSTASFLAALRRFIARRGKPRLIECDNARNFRGAREVADLAKQLRDQQLQNDVIRSCADDGIDFKFIPPRSPNFGGLWEAAIKSFKTHLKATLGNSILTVEQLTTLLAQIGSCMNSRPLTQISPDPEDLDVLTPGHFLIHRPLATLAEPSYEQLPFNRLYHWQQVQEFLRRLWKRWATEYLSGLQPKAKWTRKKDNISIGTLVLVKDDGLPPLKWRYGRVTHIFRGDDGNIRVVVVKTKDGEYRRAISKICVLPIDQSMPPAASEAADDL, encoded by the coding sequence ATGCTGCATGCAGGACCGCAATTGCTAATCGCATCTCTCAGGGAGAAATTCTGGCCTTTGCGCACTCGGAATCTTGCGCGCAAGATCGTACATTCCTGTATCAACTGCTTTCGCTGTCGTCCAAGGCTCCAACAGCAAATCATGGGCGATCTTCCGACTGAACGCGTTTCTCCTACGTTGCCGTTCCTGCGCACAGGCGTCGATCTGTGTGGGCCTGTATATTTTCGCTATCCTCATCGGAAATCGCAGCCCATCAAGGGTTATGTGGCAGTTTTTGTCTGCCTTTCGATCAAGGCAGCTCATATTGAGCTCGTTGGAGATCTTTCAACGGCATCGTTCCTTGCTGCTCTCAGACGGTTCATCGCACGTCGAGGTAAACCAAGACTCATCGAGTGCGATAACGCACGAAATTTTCGAGGTGCTCGAGAAGTGGCAGACTTGGCCAAACAACTCAGGGATCAACAACTGCAAAATGACGTCATTCGCTCGTGTGCCGATGACGGCATAGATTTTAAGTTTATCCCTCCTCGTTCCCCGAACTTCGGTGGGCTGTGGGAAGCAGCCATCAAGTCTTTCAAGACTCATCTCAAAGCCACTCTCGGAAACTCTATCCTGACAGTCGAACAGCTTACGACACTCTTAGCTCAAATCGGGAGCTGTATGAACTCTCGACCTCTTACTCAGATTTCGCCTGACCCTGAGGACCTCGACGTTCTGACCCCAGGGCACTTCTTAATCCATCGTCCACTCGCAACGCTGGCAGAACCATCATATGAACAGCTACCATTCAACAGATTATACCACTGGCAGCAGGTCCAAGAGTTCCTTCGTCGACTTTGGAAACGCTGGGCAACGGAATATCTTTCCGGACTCCAGCCAAAAGCTAAATGGACCCGCAAGAAGGACAACATTAGCATCGGTACTCTAGTGCTGGTGAAAGATGACGGATTACCACCACTCAAATGGCGCTACGGTAGAGTAACCCACATCTTTCGGGGTGACGACGGCAACATTCGTGTCGTCGTAGTCAAGACCAAGGACGGAGAGTACAGGCGCGCAATCTCCAAAATTTGTGTGCTGCCCATCGACCAATCAATGCCACCTGCAGCAAGTGAAGCTGCCGATGACCTCTGA
- the LOC129771673 gene encoding 26S proteasome non-ATPase regulatory subunit 4, whose protein sequence is MVLESTMLCFDNSDYQRNGDYFPTRLNAQKDGVNLVCLSKVRSNPENNVGLLTLANSTEVLATLTSDVGRILSKLHLVNPAGNINLITGLRIAHLVLKHRQGKNHKMRIVVFVGSPVVHDEGELVKLAKKLKKEKVNVDIVSFGDHQKNNDVFTSFINVLNGKDGTGSHLVSVPRGSGLSEALISSPIIQGEDGTGGAGLGGAGFEFGVDPNEDPELALALRVSMEEQRQRQEEEQRRVQVSSGTEAGAQEGTSSGSVAVTSQPNTEEALLERALALSTDDAMPDFTSMTEEEQIAFAMQMSMQDAQQETPISQPAKRQKKEETPMEVDEDINEVIADPMFLQSVLENLPGVDPHSETIRDAVGSLNKDKKQSDKEGDDKK, encoded by the exons ATGGTTCTTGAAAGCACAATGCTCTGTTTCGACAACAGTGATTATCAGCGGAACGGCGATTATTTTCCGACTAGGCTCAATGCCCAGAAAGACGGTGTGAATTTGGTTTGTTTGTCGAAGGTTCGCTCTAACCCGGAGAACAATGTCGGGCTCTTGACGCTGGCGAACTCAACTGAGGTACTTGCTACGCTTACTAGCGATGTAGGGAGAATTCTATCCAAATTGCACCTGGTCAATCCAGCCGGAAACATTAATCTCATCACGGGTTTGAGAATTGCCCATCTTGTATTGAAGCATCGTCAGG GAAAGAATCACAAAATGCGTATTGTCGTCTTTGTTGGCTCTCCTGTTGTTCACGATGAGGGAGAGTTGGTGAAGTTGgctaaaaaattgaagaaagagAAGGTTAATGTTGATATCGTTAGTTTTGGTGATCACCAGAAAAACAATGATGTGTTCACATCATTTATCAATGTGCTGAATGGCAAAGATGGAACAGGATCCCATTTAGTAAGCGTTCCACGAGGATCGGGGCTGTCGGAAGCTTTGATTTCATCACCGATAATTCAAGGCGAAGATGGCACTGGAGGTGCAGGTTTGGGTGGCGCTGGTTTTGAATTTGGAGTTGATCCTAATGAGGATCCCGAGCTTGCACTGGCTTTACGCGTCTCTATGGAAGAGCAGCGTCAGCGCCAGGAAGAAGAGCAACGACGTGTTCAGGTCAGCAGTGGCACCGAGGCTGGAGCACAGGAAGGAACTTCATCTGGTAGTGTCGCAGTTACGAGCCAACCCAACACGGAGGAAGCGCTCCTGGAACGTGCTCTTGCGCTATCAACCGATGATGCAATGCCAGATTTTACATCTATGACCGAGGAGGAACAGATTGCATTTGCTATGCAAATGTCGATGCAGGATGCCCAGCAGGAAACACCCATTTCCCAACCTGCTAAGCGACAGAAGAAAGAGGAGACTCCAATGGAAGTCGATGAAGACATCAATGAAGTAATTGCTGATCCAATGTTTTTGCAAAGTGTACTGGAGAACCTGCCGGGTGTTGATCCTCATTCGGAGACCATTCGTGATGCAGTTGGTTCTCTCAATAAAGATAAGAAGCAATCAGATAAGGAAGGAGATGACAAAAAGTGA